One genomic window of Neisseria sp. oral taxon 014 str. F0314 includes the following:
- a CDS encoding terminase small subunit has translation MKVNKRQLADIVGVTEQALTNWQKEGLPVAAYADKNGLANEYDTVAVIRWLLQRELERLNKEKPRDRLDRVKAELAELERDEKLGQLAPAAMFERAWGDHVLAARTEFLTMPEQLAAELTATSGVEIDPDIIAAYINRALEKLSNYGAENDGDDSRNHAGADG, from the coding sequence ATGAAAGTGAATAAAAGACAGCTTGCCGATATTGTCGGTGTTACGGAACAGGCTTTGACCAACTGGCAGAAAGAAGGTCTGCCGGTGGCGGCCTATGCAGATAAAAACGGGCTTGCGAATGAATACGATACCGTTGCGGTTATCCGCTGGCTGTTGCAGCGGGAACTGGAACGGCTGAACAAGGAAAAGCCGCGCGACCGGCTGGACAGGGTGAAGGCTGAATTGGCTGAATTGGAGCGGGACGAAAAATTAGGACAGCTTGCGCCAGCCGCGATGTTTGAGCGCGCATGGGGCGACCATGTTTTAGCGGCGCGGACGGAATTTTTAACGATGCCCGAGCAGTTGGCGGCTGAACTGACGGCGACGTCGGGCGTGGAAATAGACCCTGACATCATTGCGGCGTACATCAACAGGGCGCTGGAAAAATTATCGAATTACGGAGCAGAAAACGATGGAGATGACAGCCGCAACCATGCAGGCGCGGATGGCTGA
- a CDS encoding type II toxin-antitoxin system HicA family toxin, whose product MKQSEFLKWLMAQGVETKDGTRHIKLYYKGKQSHLPRHPSKELKTGLVEGIKKQLGLK is encoded by the coding sequence ATGAAGCAGAGCGAATTTTTAAAATGGCTGATGGCCCAAGGCGTAGAAACCAAAGACGGCACGCGGCACATCAAGCTGTATTACAAGGGCAAGCAGTCGCATCTGCCCCGCCACCCGTCCAAAGAGCTGAAAACGGGCTTGGTCGAAGGAATCAAAAAACAGCTCGGTTTAAAATAA
- a CDS encoding type II toxin-antitoxin system HicB family antitoxin translates to MYYPAKFTPAKEGGYVVTFRDIPEAITQGDDMTEAVEMAEDVLQSAMDFYFEDQRPAPLPSAPEEGERLVALPLSVYSKVLLLNEMLAQDVSKSELARRLETTPQEVQRITGLHHATKIDTVVRALAQLGKQLEIRLA, encoded by the coding sequence ATGTACTATCCCGCAAAATTTACCCCCGCCAAGGAAGGCGGCTATGTCGTTACCTTTCGCGATATTCCCGAAGCCATTACGCAAGGCGACGACATGACCGAAGCGGTCGAAATGGCGGAAGACGTGTTGCAGTCCGCAATGGATTTCTACTTTGAAGACCAACGCCCCGCGCCCTTGCCGTCCGCCCCCGAAGAAGGCGAACGCTTGGTCGCGCTGCCCTTGTCGGTTTACTCGAAAGTATTGCTGCTCAATGAAATGCTGGCGCAGGATGTAAGCAAATCGGAACTGGCAAGGCGTCTGGAAACCACGCCGCAAGAGGTTCAGCGGATTACCGGCTTGCACCATGCAACCAAAATCGATACGGTCGTCCGCGCTTTGGCGCAACTGGGCAAACAGCTTGAAATCCGCCTTGCTTGA